A section of the Candidatus Limnocylindria bacterium genome encodes:
- the groES gene encoding co-chaperone GroES: MPAVAEKIKLKPLGSRVVIKALDREETTKSGIFLPDTAKEKPMEGRVLAVGPGDRDEDGKRVPVELKEGERVLYQKYAGTEFKLDGEEYLILSEKDVLARIEE; encoded by the coding sequence ATGCCAGCAGTCGCAGAGAAGATCAAGCTCAAGCCGCTCGGATCCCGCGTGGTCATCAAGGCCCTCGACCGTGAGGAGACCACCAAGAGTGGGATCTTCCTACCCGATACCGCGAAAGAGAAGCCGATGGAAGGCCGCGTCCTCGCGGTCGGTCCCGGCGACCGTGACGAGGACGGCAAGCGCGTTCCGGTCGAGCTCAAAGAGGGCGAGCGCGTCCTCTACCAGAAGTACGCCGGAACGGAATTCAAGCTCGATGGTGAGGAGTACCTGATCCTGTCGGAGAAGGACGTCCTCGCGCGCATCGAGGAATAG
- the groL gene encoding chaperonin GroEL (60 kDa chaperone family; promotes refolding of misfolded polypeptides especially under stressful conditions; forms two stacked rings of heptamers to form a barrel-shaped 14mer; ends can be capped by GroES; misfolded proteins enter the barrel where they are refolded when GroES binds): protein MAKQLVFTDEARKKLKQGVDVMANAVKTTLGPKGRNVALDKKFGSPTVTHDGVTVAREVELEDPFENMGAQLLKEAATKTNDIAGDGTTTSVVLAQAIVHEGLRNIAAGANPMLLKRGLEKGGAAVVEAIKADAKEVKGKAEIAQIATISAADESIGQLIADVMDKVGREGVITVEESKGLQFETEFVEGMQIDRGYISAYFVTNADRMEAIIEDPYILITDKKISAITDILPVLEKLVQVSKNLIIVGEDIDGEALATLVVNKLRGTLNVLGVKAPGFGDRRKAMLEDIAILTGGQVITEEAGRKLDSTTIQDLGRARRVTATKDETTFVEGHGDQDKILARVKQIKAQIEETTSDFDKEKLQERLAKLAGGVAVIKVGAATEVELKEKKHRVEDALSAARAGVEEGMVPGGEVTLLNAIKALDKVKAEGDELTGVNILRRALEEPFRQLVANAGHDGSVMLDGIRRKQAETKSNVWGYEVIKNEIVDLFKAGVIDPAKVVRSAVENAVSIGAMILTTEALITDLPEKEKAPAMPGGGGMDY, encoded by the coding sequence ATGGCAAAGCAACTCGTATTCACCGATGAGGCGCGCAAGAAGCTGAAGCAGGGCGTCGACGTCATGGCGAACGCCGTGAAGACCACGCTCGGCCCGAAGGGCCGCAATGTCGCGCTCGACAAGAAGTTCGGATCGCCGACCGTGACGCACGACGGCGTCACCGTCGCGCGCGAGGTCGAGCTCGAGGATCCATTCGAGAACATGGGCGCACAGCTGCTCAAGGAGGCCGCGACGAAGACCAACGACATCGCCGGTGACGGCACGACCACATCGGTCGTCCTCGCGCAGGCCATCGTTCACGAGGGTCTGCGCAACATCGCCGCTGGCGCGAACCCGATGCTCCTGAAGCGCGGCCTCGAGAAGGGTGGCGCGGCTGTCGTCGAGGCCATCAAGGCCGACGCAAAGGAAGTCAAGGGAAAGGCCGAGATCGCGCAGATCGCGACGATCTCCGCCGCCGACGAGAGCATCGGTCAGCTCATCGCTGACGTGATGGACAAGGTCGGTCGCGAGGGCGTGATCACTGTCGAGGAGTCCAAGGGCCTGCAGTTCGAGACCGAGTTCGTCGAGGGCATGCAGATCGACCGCGGTTACATCTCGGCGTACTTCGTCACCAACGCGGACCGCATGGAAGCCATCATCGAGGACCCGTACATCCTCATCACCGACAAGAAGATCTCCGCGATCACCGACATCCTGCCTGTGCTCGAGAAGCTCGTGCAGGTCTCCAAGAACCTCATCATCGTCGGAGAGGACATCGACGGCGAGGCGCTCGCCACGCTCGTCGTGAACAAGTTGCGCGGCACGCTCAACGTGCTCGGCGTCAAGGCGCCGGGCTTCGGTGACCGCCGCAAGGCGATGCTCGAGGACATCGCGATCCTCACCGGTGGCCAGGTCATCACCGAAGAGGCCGGCCGCAAGCTCGACTCAACGACGATCCAGGACCTCGGACGCGCTCGCCGTGTTACGGCGACCAAGGACGAGACCACCTTCGTCGAGGGTCACGGCGACCAGGACAAGATCCTGGCCCGCGTGAAGCAGATCAAGGCACAGATCGAAGAGACGACCAGCGACTTCGACAAGGAGAAGCTCCAGGAGCGTCTCGCGAAGCTCGCCGGCGGCGTCGCCGTCATCAAGGTCGGCGCGGCCACAGAGGTCGAGCTCAAAGAGAAGAAGCACCGCGTCGAGGACGCGCTCTCGGCTGCCCGCGCGGGCGTCGAAGAGGGCATGGTCCCGGGCGGCGAGGTCACCCTGCTCAACGCCATCAAGGCTCTGGACAAGGTCAAGGCCGAGGGCGATGAGCTCACCGGTGTGAACATCCTGCGGCGCGCGCTCGAGGAGCCGTTCCGTCAGCTCGTCGCGAACGCCGGACACGATGGCTCGGTCATGCTGGACGGCATCCGCCGCAAGCAGGCCGAGACCAAGTCCAACGTCTGGGGCTACGAGGTCATCAAGAACGAGATCGTCGACCTGTTCAAGGCCGGCGTGATCGACCCCGCCAAGGTCGTCCGGTCTGCGGTCGAGAACGCGGTGTCCATCGGCGCGATGATCCTGACCACCGAGGCGCTCATCACGGACCTTCCCGAGAAGGAAAAGGCTCCCGCGATGCCCGGTGGCGGCGGGATGGACTATTAG
- a CDS encoding glycosyltransferase, protein MSAEEARRAPAGRVLLALQSVTVGGMEGQCVDIAVELVGRGVEVAALVPVAPAFDGLAGRFAAAGARVERLDTDARHGRVAQSVAIARVIRFMRDWRPDAVHVHTGGPTGGVALITAARIATSATVVLTEHNVPFAEPGTRLRLATRLKDRLLHAVVTLSARNAALRRTWLGEPRNFVGIPPGIRIAEVDPDVRAAHRARIRDSLGIPTSAVVIACVARLADEKGLDDLMRAFAQVRLNAPCCLLLIGDGPLRDHLHALSAELAVADNIHFLGHQLDPAPFLDASDVFALAAPLGSGSVALLEAMARGLPSVITYCGPGEFLVPDQTGLCAPPADPVGLARELLRLVQDADRRADLGARAAVRAREKFRIENVARDLLDVYASAKTGIPERLRASRLLTW, encoded by the coding sequence GTGAGCGCAGAGGAGGCAAGGCGAGCGCCGGCTGGTCGCGTGCTCCTGGCCCTCCAGTCGGTCACCGTCGGCGGGATGGAGGGCCAATGCGTGGACATCGCGGTCGAGCTCGTCGGGCGCGGCGTTGAGGTTGCCGCTCTCGTGCCGGTCGCGCCCGCGTTCGACGGGCTTGCAGGGCGTTTCGCCGCCGCCGGCGCCCGCGTCGAGCGGCTCGACACCGACGCCCGCCACGGCCGCGTGGCGCAAAGCGTCGCGATCGCGCGTGTGATCCGCTTCATGCGCGATTGGCGACCCGATGCCGTCCACGTCCACACCGGCGGCCCAACGGGCGGCGTCGCTCTCATCACCGCGGCACGGATCGCCACCTCGGCGACGGTCGTGTTGACCGAACACAACGTGCCGTTCGCGGAGCCCGGGACGCGACTGCGCCTCGCGACACGGCTGAAGGATCGACTGCTGCACGCGGTCGTCACACTTTCCGCCAGGAATGCCGCGCTGCGCCGTACCTGGCTGGGTGAGCCGCGCAACTTCGTAGGCATCCCGCCGGGCATCCGCATCGCGGAGGTCGATCCGGATGTCCGCGCGGCGCATCGCGCGCGGATCCGTGACTCGCTTGGGATCCCGACCTCGGCCGTCGTCATCGCGTGCGTGGCGCGCCTCGCGGACGAGAAGGGCCTCGACGACCTGATGCGCGCATTCGCCCAAGTGAGGCTCAACGCGCCCTGCTGCCTGCTGCTGATCGGGGACGGCCCGCTCCGGGACCATCTTCACGCGCTTTCCGCGGAGCTCGCGGTCGCGGACAACATTCACTTCCTCGGGCACCAACTCGACCCCGCGCCATTCCTTGATGCGAGCGATGTCTTCGCTCTCGCGGCGCCGCTCGGCTCGGGATCGGTCGCATTGCTGGAGGCGATGGCACGAGGGCTGCCTTCAGTGATCACGTACTGCGGACCTGGTGAGTTCCTGGTGCCCGACCAGACTGGCCTATGCGCGCCGCCGGCCGACCCGGTCGGCCTGGCGCGCGAGCTGCTGCGGCTCGTCCAGGATGCGGACCGTCGAGCTGACCTCGGCGCAAGAGCGGCCGTGCGGGCTCGTGAGAAGTTCCGCATCGAGAATGTCGCGCGCGATCTGCTCGACGTCTACGCGTCGGCAAAGACCGGTATCCCAGAGCGCCTCCGTGCCTCGCGACTCCTCACATGGTGA
- a CDS encoding glycosyltransferase family A protein encodes MGQRVSGSDDRLTAYDAACGSSINAAFACFQGMDPSPAMAPVFAAVVHRRTGGRDDGTHNPLKLEGAGWAGYTGRAHHAGAGSSADTASFSTLDDGCRAAALVMQFRDCQHVQVAFRTGDPLQFAAAIESSPLASMIELAGLVSAVEALGRGRGAALRRRMSALTSTVRSRQKRCTALGGGQPDARRTWTEPLATPTLVSVIVPTCDRPEMLAEALASIRAIEGPDIRFQIIVADNGHSRPAGDVAARFDATYAAVQTRGAAAARNVGLRLAAGDFIAFLDDDDLWLMSHVRPHLLMLAEHPEFDAAIGQAVNTDITGRELGQPWPTRIRSDGRVATQFFSFHPQIGTTIVRASVAKRVGEFDERLKGDQDWDWQLRLAAIARIGFVPRPSVLFRQRPIGTDTHLMWTRLPYLSTVMWRNALRMPGNVRLSTITAFIAHRGTYSFYFGQAARAHYSAGDVALARTAMRYSFLSSPPHFAMSVLRDKSIRLLLVPVLTGKS; translated from the coding sequence GTGGGACAGCGAGTTTCTGGGTCCGATGATCGGCTGACCGCGTACGACGCCGCTTGCGGCAGCTCCATCAACGCGGCATTCGCCTGCTTTCAGGGCATGGACCCGTCGCCAGCGATGGCGCCCGTATTTGCCGCGGTGGTGCACCGCAGGACCGGTGGTCGCGACGACGGAACGCATAACCCGCTGAAGCTCGAGGGCGCTGGTTGGGCCGGTTACACCGGGCGCGCGCACCACGCGGGCGCCGGGAGCTCCGCGGACACGGCGTCCTTCTCCACCCTCGACGACGGGTGCCGTGCGGCGGCCCTCGTCATGCAGTTCCGGGATTGCCAGCACGTGCAGGTCGCGTTCCGGACCGGAGACCCATTGCAGTTCGCAGCTGCCATTGAGTCGAGCCCGCTCGCATCGATGATCGAGCTCGCGGGTCTGGTGTCGGCTGTCGAAGCACTCGGGCGTGGTCGCGGCGCGGCCCTCCGCCGAAGGATGTCCGCGCTCACGTCGACGGTGCGCAGCCGGCAGAAGCGCTGCACGGCACTTGGTGGTGGCCAGCCTGATGCGCGCCGAACGTGGACTGAGCCGTTGGCGACTCCGACCCTCGTCTCGGTCATCGTCCCCACGTGCGACCGCCCCGAGATGCTCGCTGAGGCCCTCGCGAGCATTCGTGCGATCGAAGGACCGGACATTCGGTTCCAGATCATCGTGGCCGACAATGGCCACAGCCGGCCCGCCGGGGACGTCGCCGCTCGTTTCGACGCGACATACGCGGCCGTCCAGACGAGGGGTGCCGCCGCAGCACGTAACGTGGGCCTTCGGCTCGCGGCTGGCGACTTCATCGCGTTCCTGGACGACGACGACCTGTGGCTCATGTCGCATGTGCGACCGCACTTGCTCATGCTGGCCGAGCACCCCGAATTCGACGCAGCGATTGGTCAAGCCGTCAACACGGATATCACTGGCCGTGAGCTCGGCCAGCCATGGCCGACGCGCATTCGCTCCGATGGTCGCGTCGCGACCCAATTCTTCTCATTCCACCCGCAGATCGGCACGACCATCGTCCGCGCGAGCGTCGCAAAGCGTGTTGGTGAGTTCGACGAACGACTCAAGGGCGACCAGGATTGGGACTGGCAGCTCCGCCTTGCCGCGATCGCGCGCATCGGATTCGTTCCGCGGCCGTCGGTGCTCTTTCGACAGCGACCGATCGGGACGGACACGCATCTCATGTGGACGAGGCTTCCGTACCTCAGCACGGTCATGTGGCGCAACGCCCTACGGATGCCAGGGAACGTGCGTCTGAGCACCATTACGGCGTTCATCGCCCATCGTGGGACGTACTCGTTCTACTTCGGACAGGCCGCCCGGGCGCACTACAGCGCTGGGGACGTCGCGCTCGCGCGAACGGCGATGCGTTACTCGTTCCTTTCGTCACCGCCACATTTCGCGATGAGCGTGCTTCGCGACAAGTCGATCCGGCTGCTCCTCGTGCCGGTGCTCACGGGAAAGAGCTAG
- a CDS encoding transposase, translating to MKTDRRDARMLCRLHRAGELTAVRTPSPAEEIVRDLVRAREDQTEDILRARHRTTKLLLRHGRAYREGKGWTAKHLRWIREQQFESALLASLLDHHLAVIETRLAQRSALDAEIAAVAHSEPYAEPVRRLSCLRGIKELRALTLLVEGR from the coding sequence GTGAAGACCGACCGCCGCGACGCGCGGATGCTCTGTCGGCTGCACCGTGCGGGTGAGCTCACCGCGGTGCGTACGCCGAGCCCCGCCGAAGAGATCGTGCGCGACCTGGTCCGGGCGCGTGAGGACCAGACCGAGGACATCCTGCGCGCCCGGCATCGCACCACCAAGCTGCTGCTGCGCCACGGCCGCGCGTACCGCGAGGGCAAGGGTTGGACGGCCAAGCACCTACGCTGGATCCGCGAGCAGCAGTTCGAGAGCGCGCTGCTGGCGTCGCTCCTCGACCATCACCTCGCGGTGATCGAGACCCGCCTGGCCCAGCGCAGCGCGCTCGACGCCGAAATCGCCGCTGTCGCGCACAGCGAGCCGTACGCCGAACCGGTGCGGCGGCTCAGCTGCCTGCGCGGCATCAAGGAGCTCAGAGCGCTGACGCTGCTGGTGGAGGGCCGGTGA
- a CDS encoding transposase yields MGFTGLTASERSGGERRRQGAITKTGNAHLRRILVEAAWAAPRRPSFGAAFRRRVAGQSPDVVQYVMRAQQRLHRRYWRIAQRGKPTQVATVAAARELAGLVWGLMSGRTAS; encoded by the coding sequence ATGGGCTTCACCGGGCTCACCGCGAGCGAGCGCTCCGGCGGCGAGCGGCGCCGCCAGGGCGCGATCACCAAGACCGGCAACGCCCACCTGCGGCGCATCCTGGTCGAGGCGGCCTGGGCCGCGCCGCGCCGGCCGAGCTTTGGCGCGGCCTTCCGTCGCCGGGTCGCAGGTCAGAGTCCCGACGTCGTGCAGTACGTGATGCGCGCGCAGCAGCGGCTGCACCGGCGGTACTGGCGCATCGCTCAGCGCGGCAAGCCGACTCAGGTCGCGACGGTCGCGGCCGCGCGCGAACTCGCGGGCCTCGTCTGGGGCCTCATGAGCGGACGGACCGCGAGCTGA
- a CDS encoding cellulase family glycosylhydrolase produces the protein MPSSVYAAGTFLETFTGAPSVPTPWHGPNWDVTVTSRDVGTFNSLDAMNASHGSDCGAPPATHVNTSYEGVVFQCKDHVMTAIKGEGYAAIYLTPNQLVDFSAGEAVVKFDVSTQRTSNRDFLDFWITPFDQQLQLAGDIGDVDLNGFPRNAIQIRQDQFNSGTIYRGNVIKNFSGVQVGANDGLSVQQVLAVSASVRTTFELHVSRTHLKFGIPSVNAWWVDTNIADLGWSTGTFTIGHHSYNPEKADGCGPPPGIAACAAGTWHWDNVSISPAIPFTILNADRRAASASSPGAMSFPAPAPADSRLRFTGIGRSLAVSFNGGQTWQAAQRQAYSQQLGEEHFDSFWMPIPAGTQSVQFKGSDWYGGPWVVQNVGVWSSTVGVGTTPVPTSPPPLPTVAPPAPPTVAPTVAPTVAPTVAPTVAPTAPPLPPGTGLAAASSILWQGAQYYVHGANVPWYNWACDFGCGTGSGVSNSAVNAALDARFAQAKAAGLHTIRWWVFEGTAWQVRTDSAGTPTSIDPAVFPDFDAALALAAKHDLYFDFVLFSAPSAFPAAWQTDATKRAALATALGPLFARYRTNPRILSWEIYNEPELDVWNAKIDQASVQATVRAIGAAVHANSSAYVTVGSATLDGLPMWKGQGLDYYQAHWYDYMSSGDWCAMCTDYATVRTRYDLDHPLVIGEYYAGADTSGRFTSFFDKGYAGAWPWSLFPAKTSDQLAVDLTQATAFTASHASVVGPRVGGTTPTAPPTTAPTVAPTPAPTVAPTTQPTIGPTLPPTVPPTIGPTLPPTPAPTVAPTIGPTRPPTTAPTVAPTPSGALPTVPAPSQVVGGSGGGTTGGGTVVHMPPATAAPAIANVQPTPPPASAFHSRWVDQSDYLTMQPGQIGRVTMRFRNTGTAPWVKGVQGQQALLGVSGEPTPYVYASADDFYRAVAADRGSGMSFQASALDNVPVVLPRVSELVAVAWPSADRTAVQSEDVVAPGELGTFAFNVRAPLEPGVYKLGLRLVIDGTVWMENAGAFILITTLADYHVQWVGQSAYPTVRAGTTSAPMSVTFRNTGSMNWVRGVLGQQVNLGVTDSADAWQPFAANWPTGDRVAVQSEAKVLPGQNVTFTFQVHAPPAPGRYILRLRPVVDGSMWLEDQGVYMLITVIP, from the coding sequence TTGCCCAGCAGCGTCTATGCGGCCGGGACATTCCTTGAGACCTTCACCGGTGCGCCGTCAGTGCCCACGCCATGGCATGGACCCAACTGGGATGTCACGGTCACGTCCCGTGATGTGGGGACCTTCAACAGCCTCGACGCGATGAACGCCTCGCATGGCAGCGACTGCGGTGCCCCACCGGCAACGCACGTCAACACGAGCTACGAGGGTGTGGTGTTCCAGTGCAAAGACCACGTCATGACGGCGATCAAAGGCGAGGGATACGCGGCGATCTACCTCACCCCGAACCAGCTCGTCGACTTCTCCGCCGGCGAGGCCGTCGTGAAGTTCGACGTTTCGACCCAGAGGACCTCGAACCGTGACTTCCTCGATTTCTGGATCACGCCGTTCGACCAACAGCTGCAGCTTGCTGGTGACATTGGCGACGTTGACCTGAACGGGTTCCCGCGGAACGCGATCCAGATCCGCCAGGACCAGTTCAACTCGGGGACGATCTACCGCGGGAACGTGATCAAGAACTTCAGCGGAGTGCAGGTCGGCGCCAACGACGGCCTCTCGGTCCAGCAGGTGCTGGCTGTGTCCGCCAGTGTTCGCACGACATTCGAGCTTCACGTTTCGCGCACGCACCTGAAGTTCGGCATCCCGTCGGTCAACGCTTGGTGGGTCGACACGAACATCGCGGACCTGGGCTGGTCGACCGGTACATTCACGATCGGCCACCACAGCTACAACCCGGAGAAGGCCGATGGGTGCGGACCACCTCCTGGGATCGCCGCCTGCGCAGCCGGTACCTGGCACTGGGACAACGTCTCCATCTCGCCGGCGATCCCGTTCACGATCCTGAATGCGGACCGTCGTGCGGCGAGCGCGAGCAGCCCGGGCGCGATGTCGTTCCCGGCACCGGCGCCGGCTGACTCGCGTCTGCGCTTCACCGGCATCGGACGCAGCCTCGCTGTGAGCTTCAACGGCGGCCAGACATGGCAAGCGGCTCAGCGCCAGGCGTACAGCCAGCAACTCGGCGAGGAACACTTCGACTCCTTCTGGATGCCGATCCCCGCCGGCACTCAGAGCGTGCAGTTCAAGGGCAGCGATTGGTACGGTGGCCCGTGGGTCGTTCAGAACGTCGGCGTCTGGTCCAGCACCGTCGGCGTCGGCACGACGCCGGTACCGACCAGCCCGCCGCCGCTTCCCACGGTGGCTCCGCCGGCGCCGCCGACCGTCGCGCCAACCGTCGCGCCGACCGTGGCGCCGACCGTGGCGCCGACAGTCGCGCCGACTGCGCCGCCGCTGCCGCCGGGGACGGGTCTTGCCGCCGCCAGCTCGATCCTGTGGCAGGGCGCGCAGTACTACGTGCACGGAGCGAATGTGCCTTGGTACAACTGGGCCTGCGACTTTGGCTGTGGCACCGGCTCTGGCGTCTCGAACTCGGCGGTGAACGCCGCGCTCGACGCGCGGTTCGCGCAGGCGAAGGCCGCTGGTCTCCACACCATTCGCTGGTGGGTCTTCGAGGGGACGGCGTGGCAGGTCCGAACGGACAGCGCCGGAACTCCGACCTCCATCGATCCCGCGGTTTTTCCCGACTTCGATGCGGCTCTCGCGCTCGCAGCGAAGCACGATCTGTACTTCGACTTTGTGCTCTTCAGCGCGCCCTCGGCGTTCCCCGCGGCATGGCAGACCGACGCGACGAAGCGCGCTGCGTTGGCAACAGCCCTAGGGCCGCTGTTCGCGCGTTATCGCACGAACCCGCGCATCCTCTCATGGGAGATCTACAACGAGCCTGAGCTCGACGTGTGGAATGCCAAGATCGACCAGGCTTCGGTCCAGGCGACGGTCCGCGCGATCGGTGCCGCGGTGCATGCGAACAGCAGCGCCTACGTCACCGTCGGCTCCGCCACGCTGGACGGCCTCCCGATGTGGAAGGGCCAGGGCCTCGACTACTACCAGGCCCACTGGTACGACTACATGAGCAGCGGTGATTGGTGCGCGATGTGCACCGATTACGCGACGGTCCGAACGCGGTACGACCTCGATCACCCGCTGGTGATCGGCGAGTACTACGCCGGAGCCGACACGTCGGGCCGCTTCACAAGCTTCTTCGACAAGGGCTACGCCGGCGCTTGGCCGTGGTCGCTCTTCCCGGCGAAGACCTCTGACCAGCTCGCCGTCGACCTCACGCAGGCGACCGCGTTCACCGCGTCTCACGCAAGCGTGGTCGGTCCGCGTGTCGGTGGGACGACTCCGACCGCCCCACCAACGACTGCCCCCACGGTCGCGCCGACCCCAGCGCCGACCGTCGCACCAACGACTCAGCCGACCATCGGGCCGACGCTCCCGCCGACGGTGCCACCGACAATCGGGCCGACGCTTCCGCCGACTCCGGCTCCCACCGTGGCGCCGACCATCGGGCCCACCCGGCCGCCGACCACGGCACCGACCGTCGCTCCGACCCCGAGCGGCGCGCTTCCGACCGTCCCCGCCCCGTCGCAGGTCGTTGGTGGCAGCGGCGGTGGCACCACCGGCGGTGGCACCGTCGTACACATGCCTCCCGCCACCGCGGCGCCCGCGATCGCGAACGTCCAGCCCACGCCGCCGCCAGCGAGCGCGTTCCACTCGCGCTGGGTCGATCAGTCGGACTACCTCACGATGCAGCCTGGTCAGATCGGGCGCGTGACCATGCGCTTCCGCAACACTGGCACGGCCCCATGGGTCAAGGGCGTCCAGGGGCAGCAGGCTCTCCTGGGCGTGAGCGGAGAGCCGACCCCATACGTCTACGCCAGCGCGGATGACTTCTACCGCGCGGTCGCGGCCGATCGTGGATCCGGCATGTCCTTCCAGGCGAGCGCACTCGATAACGTGCCTGTCGTGCTCCCGCGCGTCTCCGAATTGGTTGCGGTGGCGTGGCCGAGCGCGGACCGCACCGCCGTGCAGAGCGAGGATGTCGTGGCCCCCGGCGAGCTCGGCACGTTCGCGTTCAACGTCCGCGCCCCGCTCGAGCCAGGCGTCTACAAGCTCGGTCTGCGTCTCGTCATCGACGGGACTGTCTGGATGGAGAACGCGGGAGCGTTCATCCTCATCACCACGCTTGCCGACTATCACGTCCAATGGGTCGGCCAGAGCGCCTACCCCACCGTTCGCGCGGGCACGACGAGCGCCCCGATGAGCGTGACCTTCCGGAACACCGGGTCAATGAACTGGGTGCGTGGTGTGCTCGGCCAGCAAGTCAACCTCGGCGTGACCGACTCGGCGGACGCGTGGCAGCCGTTCGCTGCGAACTGGCCGACCGGCGACCGCGTCGCGGTCCAATCCGAGGCGAAGGTCTTGCCCGGCCAGAATGTCACGTTCACCTTCCAGGTTCACGCCCCGCCCGCGCCCGGTAGGTACATCCTGCGGCTCCGACCGGTCGTCGATGGGTCCATGTGGCTCGAGGACCAGGGCGTGTATATGTTGATCACCGTCATTCCGTGA
- a CDS encoding ECF transporter S component, which produces MSRTLALRTIAITTAFAAIQVALILAGPSSVPLPTGLNVTILAIPTILAGVLAGVLGGGVVGLVFGVTSLAVSTTPLFRDPVVALVPRILVGIVAALVFRYSRSINEVVALALAGATGALVNTGVVLAFAAVLIGPTGAPYLPPDAASDVARANIPSEALLAMLLTIAGGLAARAARLLLKR; this is translated from the coding sequence GTGAGCCGGACGCTCGCGCTGCGCACGATCGCGATCACCACTGCCTTCGCCGCGATCCAAGTGGCCCTCATCCTCGCGGGGCCGTCCTCCGTGCCGCTGCCGACCGGCCTGAACGTGACGATCCTCGCCATCCCGACGATCCTCGCGGGCGTGCTCGCCGGAGTTCTCGGCGGCGGTGTAGTGGGCTTGGTTTTCGGCGTCACGAGCCTCGCTGTATCAACTACTCCACTTTTCCGGGACCCGGTCGTAGCCCTTGTGCCACGGATCCTCGTCGGCATCGTCGCGGCACTCGTGTTCCGCTATTCGCGCTCGATCAACGAGGTCGTGGCGCTGGCCCTCGCGGGCGCCACGGGAGCGCTCGTGAACACCGGCGTCGTGCTCGCTTTCGCCGCGGTCCTCATCGGCCCTACCGGTGCTCCTTATCTGCCACCGGATGCGGCCAGCGACGTCGCGCGCGCGAACATTCCGTCTGAAGCGCTTCTGGCGATGCTCTTGACCATCGCCGGCGGGCTTGCCGCGCGCGCCGCCAGGCTCCTGCTCAAGAGATAG
- a CDS encoding glycosyltransferase family 2 protein gives MAELAAVVGLFAAVVAAPIGAMAAYLLALSAAAFTKRRAPPAEAAHRTHFAILVPAHDEALVIERLLASLTAQRYPRDHYDIHVVADNCGDETAALSRRAGAIVHERKDDQRRAKGHALRWLLDIVRAGGYGAYLVFDADSVVAPDFLARMDARLATGSLVLQAHYTVLNGADSPVAAVREAALASLHYVRPLGRSALGLSCGLKGNGMCFEARTLDRHGWGSVGLAEDVELHLALVRRGVRAEFAPEAVVRADMPLTLAAAYSQNVRWEAGRLASVRGDVVWLLRDGLVARDPLLVDAAIEQLVPPLSVAVAVAAACAFVGVVTGNAAAAALGVFAMTGLMVHVLSGLMAVRAPVTVYRALLLTPAYIVWKLILYARATVTPAGQAWVRTERRRSTSPDQ, from the coding sequence ATGGCTGAGCTTGCGGCCGTCGTCGGACTGTTCGCGGCCGTCGTGGCCGCGCCGATCGGCGCAATGGCGGCGTATCTCCTCGCGCTCAGCGCCGCAGCCTTCACGAAACGGCGGGCGCCGCCCGCGGAGGCGGCGCACCGCACGCACTTTGCCATCCTGGTCCCGGCGCACGATGAAGCACTGGTCATCGAGCGTCTTCTAGCGAGTCTCACCGCCCAGCGCTACCCACGCGATCACTACGACATTCATGTCGTCGCCGACAACTGCGGCGACGAAACGGCGGCCCTCTCGCGTCGAGCTGGCGCAATCGTCCACGAGCGGAAGGACGATCAACGACGCGCAAAGGGCCATGCGCTGCGCTGGCTCCTCGACATCGTCCGCGCCGGAGGCTATGGGGCGTATCTGGTGTTCGACGCGGACTCGGTCGTGGCACCGGACTTCCTCGCGCGCATGGATGCGCGCCTGGCAACAGGTTCGCTGGTCCTGCAAGCGCATTACACCGTGCTCAACGGCGCCGACTCCCCTGTCGCCGCGGTGCGCGAGGCCGCGCTCGCGTCACTGCATTACGTCCGACCGCTCGGTCGATCGGCGCTCGGCCTGAGCTGCGGCCTCAAGGGCAACGGCATGTGCTTCGAGGCGCGAACGTTGGACCGTCACGGCTGGGGAAGCGTTGGGCTTGCCGAGGACGTCGAGCTGCACCTCGCGCTCGTGCGGCGTGGAGTGCGGGCCGAGTTCGCGCCAGAGGCTGTTGTGCGCGCCGACATGCCACTGACGCTCGCGGCTGCCTACAGCCAGAACGTGCGGTGGGAAGCCGGTCGCCTCGCCAGCGTGCGCGGCGACGTCGTGTGGTTGCTGCGCGATGGCCTTGTGGCTCGTGATCCCCTGCTCGTCGATGCGGCCATCGAACAGCTTGTACCGCCCCTATCCGTCGCGGTCGCAGTCGCCGCCGCGTGCGCGTTCGTCGGTGTCGTGACGGGGAATGCCGCGGCGGCCGCGCTCGGCGTCTTCGCGATGACGGGCCTGATGGTCCACGTGCTCTCAGGCCTGATGGCCGTTCGGGCACCCGTTACCGTGTATCGCGCATTGCTGCTGACGCCGGCGTACATCGTCTGGAAACTGATCCTCTACGCGCGCGCGACGGTGACTCCGGCGGGTCAAGCTTGGGTACGGACCGAAAGGCGGCGCTCCACGAGCCCTGACCAGTGA